Proteins from a genomic interval of Crassostrea angulata isolate pt1a10 chromosome 7, ASM2561291v2, whole genome shotgun sequence:
- the LOC128191488 gene encoding uncharacterized protein LOC128191488 isoform X2, whose translation MEDEWVCLFVIFLVMLYSFQLIHSETSSTKQQHQLATSQRKGRRCELMEKESSQNYSQFMRQDLAPNKYVIYTCTGASRGSRCGGWSDRMKTIVSSYILSLITKRQFRIMDNYPCNFNKSFAENLVTWKLKQSELKDLTSQNFYASSGVKIARNHFRSGNFESVHKAEVVYFRGNWDFINEFSERPRVGEMLPWLLQTPRPDIYRSILRMLLRHTDSVKSSIEDFFTIKVQNKKLVCAHVRQGRSKTLPTDDSTDIKEKDVQLIFDFLSKYKTSNHKLFIATDSADVKNLARQKFQDFLLEVPGPITHMDISRSGDLCNGQQKAFIEHEILTRCDTLLLTRSGFGIIAAFLRENSEELYCYSRHYIAPCSRYTLSKIYPWTLSPWDDL comes from the exons ATGGAAGACGAG TGGGTATGTCTTTTCGTAATATTCTTGGTCATGTTATATTCCTTTCAACTGATCCACTCTGAGACATCGTCAACAAAACAGCAACATCAGCTAGCAACATCGCAACGAAAAGGAAGGAGGTGCGAGTTGATGGAAAAAGAATCGTCGCAAAACTACTCCCAATTTATGCGCCAAGATCTAGCGCCGAATAAGTATGTCATCTACACGTGTACTGGGGCGTCGCGAGGCAGCCGATGCGGTGGATGGAGCGATCGAATGAAGACCATAGTCTCTTCATACATTCTGTCTTTAATTACGAAACGTCAATTCAGAATCATGGATAATTATCCTTGCAATTTCAACAAATCTTTTGCTGAAAACCTCGTCACTTGGAAATTGAAGCAATCTGAACTGAAAGATCTAACTTCACAAAATTTTTACGCAAGTTCGGGAGTGAAAATTGCCAGGAACCATTTTCGAAGCGGCAATTTTGAATCGGTTCACAAAGCGGAAGTAGTTTATTTTCGTGGAAACTGGGATTTTATCAATGAGTTTTCTGAGAGACCACGCGTTGGTGAGATGTTGCCATGGCTTCTACAGACACCAAGACCAGACATCTACAGGTCAATATTGCGTATGTTACTGCGTCATACGGATTCGGTCAAAAGTAGCATTGAGGATTTTTTCACTATAAAGGTACAAAACAAGAAGTTGGTTTGTGCGCATGTGCGTCAGGGAAGGAGCAAGACTCTACCCACAGATGATTCTACCGATATCAAAGAGAAAGATGTTCAACTGATCTTTGACTTTTTGTCCAAATACAAAACTTCAAACCACAAACTATTTATAGCAACGGATTCTGCAGATGTAAAGAATTTAGCGCGCCAAAAGTTTCAAGATTTTCTTCTAGAGGTACCGGGGCCCATCACTCATATGGATATTTCAAGGAGTGGTGATCTTTGCAACGGTCAGCAAAAGGCTTTTATCGAGCATGAAATCTTAACGCGGTGTGACACTCTGCTGTTAACCAGAAGCGGGTTTGGCATCATCGCCGCCTTCCTACGAGAAAATTCGGAAGAACTCTATTGTTATTCTCGTCATTATATTGCGCCATGTTCTCGTTACACTCTTTCCAAAATATATCCATGGACATTGTCACCATGGGATGACCTTTGA
- the LOC128191488 gene encoding uncharacterized protein LOC128191488 isoform X1 yields the protein MWRPISLARWVCLFVIFLVMLYSFQLIHSETSSTKQQHQLATSQRKGRRCELMEKESSQNYSQFMRQDLAPNKYVIYTCTGASRGSRCGGWSDRMKTIVSSYILSLITKRQFRIMDNYPCNFNKSFAENLVTWKLKQSELKDLTSQNFYASSGVKIARNHFRSGNFESVHKAEVVYFRGNWDFINEFSERPRVGEMLPWLLQTPRPDIYRSILRMLLRHTDSVKSSIEDFFTIKVQNKKLVCAHVRQGRSKTLPTDDSTDIKEKDVQLIFDFLSKYKTSNHKLFIATDSADVKNLARQKFQDFLLEVPGPITHMDISRSGDLCNGQQKAFIEHEILTRCDTLLLTRSGFGIIAAFLRENSEELYCYSRHYIAPCSRYTLSKIYPWTLSPWDDL from the exons ATGTGGAGGCCAATATCTTTAGCACGG TGGGTATGTCTTTTCGTAATATTCTTGGTCATGTTATATTCCTTTCAACTGATCCACTCTGAGACATCGTCAACAAAACAGCAACATCAGCTAGCAACATCGCAACGAAAAGGAAGGAGGTGCGAGTTGATGGAAAAAGAATCGTCGCAAAACTACTCCCAATTTATGCGCCAAGATCTAGCGCCGAATAAGTATGTCATCTACACGTGTACTGGGGCGTCGCGAGGCAGCCGATGCGGTGGATGGAGCGATCGAATGAAGACCATAGTCTCTTCATACATTCTGTCTTTAATTACGAAACGTCAATTCAGAATCATGGATAATTATCCTTGCAATTTCAACAAATCTTTTGCTGAAAACCTCGTCACTTGGAAATTGAAGCAATCTGAACTGAAAGATCTAACTTCACAAAATTTTTACGCAAGTTCGGGAGTGAAAATTGCCAGGAACCATTTTCGAAGCGGCAATTTTGAATCGGTTCACAAAGCGGAAGTAGTTTATTTTCGTGGAAACTGGGATTTTATCAATGAGTTTTCTGAGAGACCACGCGTTGGTGAGATGTTGCCATGGCTTCTACAGACACCAAGACCAGACATCTACAGGTCAATATTGCGTATGTTACTGCGTCATACGGATTCGGTCAAAAGTAGCATTGAGGATTTTTTCACTATAAAGGTACAAAACAAGAAGTTGGTTTGTGCGCATGTGCGTCAGGGAAGGAGCAAGACTCTACCCACAGATGATTCTACCGATATCAAAGAGAAAGATGTTCAACTGATCTTTGACTTTTTGTCCAAATACAAAACTTCAAACCACAAACTATTTATAGCAACGGATTCTGCAGATGTAAAGAATTTAGCGCGCCAAAAGTTTCAAGATTTTCTTCTAGAGGTACCGGGGCCCATCACTCATATGGATATTTCAAGGAGTGGTGATCTTTGCAACGGTCAGCAAAAGGCTTTTATCGAGCATGAAATCTTAACGCGGTGTGACACTCTGCTGTTAACCAGAAGCGGGTTTGGCATCATCGCCGCCTTCCTACGAGAAAATTCGGAAGAACTCTATTGTTATTCTCGTCATTATATTGCGCCATGTTCTCGTTACACTCTTTCCAAAATATATCCATGGACATTGTCACCATGGGATGACCTTTGA
- the LOC128191488 gene encoding uncharacterized protein LOC128191488 isoform X3, which translates to MLYSFQLIHSETSSTKQQHQLATSQRKGRRCELMEKESSQNYSQFMRQDLAPNKYVIYTCTGASRGSRCGGWSDRMKTIVSSYILSLITKRQFRIMDNYPCNFNKSFAENLVTWKLKQSELKDLTSQNFYASSGVKIARNHFRSGNFESVHKAEVVYFRGNWDFINEFSERPRVGEMLPWLLQTPRPDIYRSILRMLLRHTDSVKSSIEDFFTIKVQNKKLVCAHVRQGRSKTLPTDDSTDIKEKDVQLIFDFLSKYKTSNHKLFIATDSADVKNLARQKFQDFLLEVPGPITHMDISRSGDLCNGQQKAFIEHEILTRCDTLLLTRSGFGIIAAFLRENSEELYCYSRHYIAPCSRYTLSKIYPWTLSPWDDL; encoded by the coding sequence ATGTTATATTCCTTTCAACTGATCCACTCTGAGACATCGTCAACAAAACAGCAACATCAGCTAGCAACATCGCAACGAAAAGGAAGGAGGTGCGAGTTGATGGAAAAAGAATCGTCGCAAAACTACTCCCAATTTATGCGCCAAGATCTAGCGCCGAATAAGTATGTCATCTACACGTGTACTGGGGCGTCGCGAGGCAGCCGATGCGGTGGATGGAGCGATCGAATGAAGACCATAGTCTCTTCATACATTCTGTCTTTAATTACGAAACGTCAATTCAGAATCATGGATAATTATCCTTGCAATTTCAACAAATCTTTTGCTGAAAACCTCGTCACTTGGAAATTGAAGCAATCTGAACTGAAAGATCTAACTTCACAAAATTTTTACGCAAGTTCGGGAGTGAAAATTGCCAGGAACCATTTTCGAAGCGGCAATTTTGAATCGGTTCACAAAGCGGAAGTAGTTTATTTTCGTGGAAACTGGGATTTTATCAATGAGTTTTCTGAGAGACCACGCGTTGGTGAGATGTTGCCATGGCTTCTACAGACACCAAGACCAGACATCTACAGGTCAATATTGCGTATGTTACTGCGTCATACGGATTCGGTCAAAAGTAGCATTGAGGATTTTTTCACTATAAAGGTACAAAACAAGAAGTTGGTTTGTGCGCATGTGCGTCAGGGAAGGAGCAAGACTCTACCCACAGATGATTCTACCGATATCAAAGAGAAAGATGTTCAACTGATCTTTGACTTTTTGTCCAAATACAAAACTTCAAACCACAAACTATTTATAGCAACGGATTCTGCAGATGTAAAGAATTTAGCGCGCCAAAAGTTTCAAGATTTTCTTCTAGAGGTACCGGGGCCCATCACTCATATGGATATTTCAAGGAGTGGTGATCTTTGCAACGGTCAGCAAAAGGCTTTTATCGAGCATGAAATCTTAACGCGGTGTGACACTCTGCTGTTAACCAGAAGCGGGTTTGGCATCATCGCCGCCTTCCTACGAGAAAATTCGGAAGAACTCTATTGTTATTCTCGTCATTATATTGCGCCATGTTCTCGTTACACTCTTTCCAAAATATATCCATGGACATTGTCACCATGGGATGACCTTTGA